In a single window of the Bactrocera dorsalis isolate Fly_Bdor chromosome 2, ASM2337382v1, whole genome shotgun sequence genome:
- the LOC105231801 gene encoding PC4 and SFRS1-interacting protein, which translates to MGKEKKQFNIGDLVFAKVKGYPAWPAKITKYNNKKYSVYFYGTGETANIKVEDLFQYAESKEKFATDKNLKRSNFREAIEQIEAALNGEDSAPIDLPEAVAAADELLDDGIDGFADVTADDSQIQENVAQEIIEKDADSSATNIDESLPIKLKEEKQVPVVTSTTDSAELVSRSGRKIKTKRYIDEVHEGPNLSHSPPAKKKVPAEGVGADTKKSAKKSSSSSKPTATITPTVKNSAGNKSEVYNNLLLAFVPPAKCVGIKLDYGKPETFATPAERIKWEEKSRKEAGDLKEKLEIGQIKLDAVKDRVIVNPPRSKIHQDAANKFTNQMIEQEDALFVERDFIQMSQQLRESLGLKSADVNRCVELLKQYKDFELTQLMLLRNPDCVDIIRRLRRYVGNLKEWSMGAEEETEFRTKAEIIRNEAIVIYNYFKKIFKISSDQQFWEPFCDQVKTYKECTKHINEQNRITMSEKTYMSILANFKKDGKHAQEKESESKSDEKKENINQDNQADANEKTNTSDTETDRAEMDESIVNTESNILEAVES; encoded by the exons ATGGGCAAGGAAAAGAAGCAATTTAATATCGGAGATTTAGTTTTCGCTAAGGTGAAGGGATACCCGGCATGGCCTGCGAAGATAACTAAgtataacaataaaaagtacAGCGTGTACTTTTATGGAACTGGCGAGACAGCAAACATTAAAGTGGAAGATCTCTTTCAGTATGCGGAGAGTAAGGAAAAATTTGCTACCGATAAAAATCTTAAACGATCAAATTTTCGCGAGGCTATTGAACAGATAGAGGCAGCCTTGAATGGGGAAGACTCGGCGCCAATCGATTTACCGGAGGCTGTAGCTGCAGCGGACGAATTGTTAGATGATGGAATTGACGGATTTGCAGATGTTACTGCTGATGATTCGCAAATACAAGAAAATGTGGCTCAGGAAATAATAGAAAAGGATGCTGACTCTAGTGCAACAAATATCGATGAGTCGTTGccaataaaactaaaagaagAAAAGCAAGTTCCAGTCGTAACGTCTACTACTGATAGCGCTGAATTGGTTAGTCGCAGTGGACGCAAAATCAAAACGAAACGGTACATTGATGAAGTCCACGAGGGCCCCAATCTATCCCATTCGCCACCAGCAAAGAAAAAAGTACCAGCAGAAG GTGTTGGCGCAGATACGAAAAAATCTGCAAAGAAATCGAGCAGTTCCTCTAAGCCAACGGCTACCATAACGCCAACCGTAAAAAATTCGGCAGGTAACAAAAGTGAAGTCTACAACAATCTTTTATTAGCTTTCGTACCACCAGCTAAATGTGTCGGTATCAAATTGGATTATGGAAAACCAGAAACATTTGCAACCCCAGCAGAACGTATTAAATGGGAAGAGAAGTCTCGAAAAGAAGCTGGTGacctaaaagaaaaattggaaataggTCAAATAAAACTGGATGCGGTAAAAGATCGTGTTATTGTAAATCCTCCAAGGTCAAAAATACACCAAGATGCTGCAAACAAATTTACCAACCAAATGATAGAGCAAGAAGATGCGCTCTTCGTTGAAAGAGATTTTATACAAATGTCGCAGCAATTGCGTGAGAGTTTGGGCCTTAAGAGTGCCGACGTAAATCGATGTGTCGAGTTACTTAAGCAGTATAAAGATTTCGAATTAACACAGTTAATGCTATTACGTAATCCAGATTGTGTGGATATAATAAGACGTTTGCGTCGCTACGTGGGAAATTTAAAAGAATGGTCCATGGGTGCTGAAGAAGAAACTGAATTTAGGACTAAAGCAGAAATTATACGCAATGAAGCAATtgttatttacaattatttcaaaaaaatatttaaaatttcatctgATCAACAATTTTGGGAGCCTTTCTGCGATCAAGTTAAAACCTACAAGGAGTGCACAAAACATATTAACGAGCAAAATCGTATTACAATGAGTGAGAAAACGTATATGAGTATTCTGGCCAATTTTAAAAAAGATGGAAAACATGCTCAAGAAAAAGAATCGGAGTCGAAGAGTGATGAGAAGAAGGAAAACATAAACCAAGACAACCAAGCGGATGCTAATGAGAAAACAAACACTAGCGACACGGAAACTGACAGAGCAGAGATGGACGAGTCCATCGTAAATACAGAAAGTAATATACTAGAAGCTGTAGAGTCTTAA
- the LOC105231803 gene encoding chromobox protein homolog 3, with translation MVRTVKETGFVVEKIVDKRITPEGKVEYYIKWRGYPSAENTWEPEENCDCPALIQKFEESRAKSKKRGEKKPKVEEILKPRGYERGLAMEQIVGATDETGDVSYLIKWQFCDELDLVAGEEVRQKNPEFVIDFFERRSPFQRVINERLLGVPDELRVMNVNEQHTPSGNPDVTTATVENAAADGDDTLMTGDLNQPNANESSGNVDSAAVSYSIPVPGVGNIAIDVPILDSSAL, from the exons ATGGTCCGAACAGTTAAGGAAACTGGCTTTGTTGTCGAAAAGATTGTCGACAAACGAATTACACCAGAAGGGAAAGtcgaatattatattaaatggCGTGGATACCCTAG tGCCGAGAATACATGGGAACCTGAGGAGAATTGTGATTGTCCAGCTTTAATACAAAAGTTTGAAGAGTCCAGAGCTAAGTCAAAGAAACGTGGTGAAAAGAAACCCAAGGTTGAAGAAATTCTAAAACCGCGAGGCTATGAACGTGGTTTAGCAATGGAACAAATTGTTGGGGCAACTGATGAAACCGGTGACGTATCTTACCTAATAAAATGGCAGTTTTGCGATGAGCTCGATTTGGTTGCCGGAGAGGAAGTAAGGCAGAAGAATCCAGAGtttgttattgatttttttgagaGGCGCTCACCATTTCAACGTGTTATAAACGAGCGACTGTTGGGTGTTCCAGACGAATTACGTGTGATGAATGTGAATGAACAACATACACCTTCAGGCAATCCTGATGTAACAACTGCCACTGTCGAAAATGCTGCTGCTGATGGAGATGATACTTTAATGACAGGTGATTTAAACCAACCGAACGCTAATGAAAGCTCCGGCAACGTTGATAGTGCCGCCGTATCCTATTCTATTCCAGTACCTGGAGTTGGAAACATAGCAATTGACGTACCGATTTTAGATAGTTCAGCACTATGA